In Deltaproteobacteria bacterium, the genomic stretch CGGATGCCCATCAGCAACGGCACCAGCAGTGACACCAGCCCGAGCTCGTACGCGCTCTCGAGCAGCGAGTAGGCGCTCTCGCCGAGGTAGGCGGTGGCGATCGAGACCAGCGTCACTGCGATCACCGACCAGCGGTTGAGTCGGAGCAGGTCGGCGCTCGGCCACCGCGGCGCGAGCAGGTTCTGCGCCAACACACTCGCCGGCGAGAGGATCGCGCTGTCGATCGTCGACAACACCGCCGACATCACCGCCAGCACGAACAGCACCGCCAACGGCGGTGAGAGGAACAGGCTCGCGAGCATGGCGACGGTCGACTTGCTCGCCAGGCCGGGCGCGACGAGATCGGCCGAGAGGCCGAGCACCAGCGTGAACGCGCCGAGGCCGAAGTAGACCACGCCGGCGATGTGGCACGCCCACACCGCGGTGCGACCCGAGCGGGCCGAGAAGATGCGCTGCGTGAGATCCTGGCCCGGCAGGTTGCCGAGCGCGCCGACGCTCACGACCCCCAACCAGGTGACGATCGCGGGCAGCTCGTCGGGCACGATCGACAGCCGTGGCGCCGGCGTGCGCGCGGCGAGGATCTCGAGGCCGCTCAGGCTCGAGCCGCCGCCGAGCTCGGCGAGCACGGTCAGCGTCAGCACCACGAGACCCAGCGCGACCACGGCGATCTGCGCCGCGTCGGTGAGTGTCACCGACCACATGCCGCCCAGCAGCGTGTAGATCATCCCGACGATCGCGACCAGCGGGATGCCGAACACGACGTCGAGGCCGAAGAGGATCTCGATCAGGTGGGCGAGCGCGACGAACTGCGCCGCGATCCAGCCGAAGTAGGTCGGGATCATCAGCACCGCCGACAACCGCTCGGTGCGGACGCCGAAGCGGCGGCCGTAGAAGTCGGGCAGCGTCAGCAGCTTCATCTCCCACAGCGGCCGCGCGATCAGCCAGCCGGCCAGGAACAGGCACAGGCCCGCCCCGATCGGGTCGAGCGCCGCGCCGATCAACCCCTGCGCACGCACGGTATCGGTCGCCGTCAGCATCGCGCCGGCACCGAACCATGTCGCGACGATCGTCGCCCATGCGAGGTGGAGCGGGAGTCGCCGGCCGGCGACCATGAAGTCCTCGTGATCGTGGACGCGGCTGCGGGTCCACCAGCCGATCGCGAACATCACCAGCACGTAGCCGATGACCGTGGCACCGAGCACCCGCACGAGGCCAGGGTCCGCCAGCGTCGTCACCGCCCCGCATGGTACCCGGGCGGGGCCGTCCCCGCGGGTCGGGCGGGATCGATGCACGAAATTCCGCGCCGCTCCGCTATCGTGCACCCGACTTGGTGGCCCACCGCGCACGCGTCTCGACGTGGATCGCCGTCGCACTCCTGGTGGTGGGCGCAGTGTTGGTGGCGACGCGGTGGCGCGTGACCACGGCGCTCACCGAGTTCGCGGTCGATCCCGCCGATCGCGAGGCAGGTCGCTGGGTCGAGCAGCTGGGCGCCGGCGAGCCCGCGCGCACGATGGTGTTCACGGTCGCGGGCGCCGACCCCGAGCACGCGCGTGCGGCCGCCGACGCATTGGCGGTCGTACTCGCGCGGCAGGCCGAGTTCGCGTGGGTCAGGACGGGGCCCGACCCGGAGCTCGGTGAGCGCTTGTTCGCCGCGTTCGAGCCGCGTCGGTTCCGCTTCTTCGATCGCGAGCCCGAGCGGGAGCTACCGGCCGCGCTCGGCGACGAGGGCCTGGCCGCCGCCGCGCGACACCTGCGAGCGCAGCTGCAGCGACCCGACGGTGCGGCAACGAAGCGGCTGGCGGTCGAGGACCCGTGGTTGCTGTTCGCGGCGCGCATGCACGAGCTCGCGCGGATGCGCGAAGGTGGTCTCGCGCTCGCCCACGGCCACTTCATGACGCCCGAGGGCAGCGCGGTGGTGCTCGCCGCGACCGTGCACGGACCCTTCGATGCGATTCACCAGGCGCCGCTCGACGACGCCATCATCGCTGCGATCGCCAACGTGCGAGCGGATCACGACGCGGTCATCGAGCGCAGCGCGGTGCACCGCTTCGCAGTGGTCGCGGAGCGCTCGATCAAGCGCGAGCTACAGTGGCTGTCGGTGGGCTCGAGCGTCGGCGTGCTGCTGTGCCTGTGGCTGGGCCTGGGCCGCACGTGGCGGCTCGCGCTCGCGCTGCTGCCGATCGGTGCCGGCGTGGTGGTCGCGATGGCGTCGACCCTGCTGCTGTACGGGCGGCTGCACGCGCTCACGCTGGCGTTCGGCACGACCCTGGTCGGCGTGTGCGTCGACTACCCGGTGCACTGGCTGGTGCATCGCGGGCACGGTGCGCGGGGCTCGGTGTGGCCGGGTCTGCTGCTGGGCGCCGGCACCACGGTGATCGGCTTCGTCGCGCTCGCGGCCGCGGGCCTGCCGGGCCTGCGCGAGATCGGCATCTTCGCGGCCGCGGGGGTTTGTGGTGCGTTGCTGGTGACGCACGGCGTGGTCGCGCCGCTGGCGTCGCGCGCGGCGGCCACCCCATTCGGCGTGCGCGCGCGACTGCCGGTGCTGGTGCGACGTCGCGCGGCGGTGCACGTCGTGGTGCTGCTGCTCGCAGGGCTCGCGGCGGTGGGATTGCTGCGCGCGCGGTGGGTCGACGATGCGCGCGCGCTGGCGCCGGCGCCCAGCGAGATCGCCGACGAAGACGCACGGGTGCGTGCGCGGGTCGATCGCACCGACGTCTCGCGCATGCTGGTGGCGCAGGGCGCCGACTTCGAGGCCGCCGCGCAGGTGCAGGACCAGCTGTGGCTCGCGCTGCGCGATCGCGATCTGCTCGATGCACCGCGGTGGTGCGCGCCGCTGGTGTGGTCGACGCGGCTGCAGGAGCGCAACCTCGCGACCGTGCGCGCGGCGGTCGATCTCCCGGCACGCATGGGCGCGGCGCTGGCCGCCGCGGGTTTCCGACCCGAGGCGTTCGCGGCGTGGTCGCAGGCGTTGGCCGACGATCCCGGCCCGCTCGACGAAGCGGTCCTGCGCGACGCCGGGCTCGCGTCGCTGCTCGATCCGTTCGTCGTGCGCGGCCAGGGCTCGGTCGGGCTGGTCGCCTTCATGCCGGCGGCGATCGATGACGCGACCCTCGATGAAGTGGCGGCCGCGGTGCCCGGGGTCGTCGTGTTCGATCAGGCCCGCTTCGTGGCCTCGCTCTACCGTCGCCACCGCGAGGGCACGCTGCTGGCGTTCGCGTTCGGCATGGCCGGCATCGTGCTGCTGTTGGGGTTCCGTCACCGCCGCGCGCAGCTGGTCATCCGCGCGCTCGCGCCGGCATGCGTCGGTGCCGTCGCGGCACTCGGGGCGGCCGCGTGGAGCGGCGCGCCGCTGCAGCTCATGCACCTGGTAGGATGCCTGCTGGTCGTGAGCATGGGTGTGGACTACGGGGTCTTCGTCGTCGAGGGCGCCCACGACGACACCGACCTGACGGCGGCACGCAGCAGCATCGCCATCGCGGCGATCACGACGGTGCTCTCGTTCGCGTTGCTGGGATTGTCGTCGGCGCCCGCGCTGGCGGCCCTGGGCCGCACGGTCGCGCTCGGGGTCTCGATCGCCGCGTTGCTCGCGCTCACGCTCGCGACGGCGGCACCGACCCGAGGACGGGCGCCGCGATGAGGCCGCGAGGGCGTGCGTTTGGGCTCGTGATCGTGGCCCTGCTGGTGGGCGCCGGTTGTCGCCCGCGCCCCGACATGCCCGCCCTGCCGCCCGCCGTGCACGCCGGCATGGGCCCCGCCTTCGTCGCGCGTCAGGTGGTCGTGGCCGCGCACGCCGGTCGTCGCGACAGCCTCCACGCGGTGCTGCAGTACGATGGGCAGGCCTTGGTGCTCGTGGGTCTCACACCCATGCAGACCAAGGCGTTCTCGTTCGCCCAGCGAGGTCGCGAGATCGAGGTCGCAGGGGCCATGGCGATCCCGGTGCCGCCTGCTGCGGTGTTGCTCGACATCCACCGCGCGTACTTCGAGCGGCCCACCTGCCCGCGGGCCGACGGGTGGACGCGACGACGAACCCCGAGCGGTCGAATCGACGAGCTATGGGGCGCTGGGATGCTGTTGGAGCGGGTCTGGGGATCGCATCGCGCGCTCCGACGACGGCGTCCGGATCGCGTGCGCTGGCGCGGTGGCCTGCGGGCCGAGCCGGTCACCGCCGATGGGACGCCGCGCGTCCCCGATGTCGTGATCGAACATCCCATGCTCGATCTGCGGCTCGAGATCCACACCGTCGACGTGGTCCCGCTGCCCGCGAAGGTGCCGTGACCGTTTACGCCGACGCGGCGCGCGTAGTAAACCCTGCCTGCCCGCCCGAAAGGATCCGACCCACGATGCAAGGCGCATTTGTCCACCTCGAGCTCCACACCGACGACACCGCCGCCGCCAAGGCGTTCTACGCCGAGCTGTTCGGTTGGAACTACACCGATGTGCCGATGGGCGACTCGACGTACACGATGATCGCGACGTCGAAGGAGCCCGGCGGTGGCATGCAGTACAAGGGCATGCCCGACGCGCCCACGATGTGGCTGCCGTACATCACGGTCGAGGACGTGCACGAGACCGTCGCCAAGGCCCGCAGTGCCGGCGCCGAGGTGATCGTCGAGTACATGGAGGCGCCCGGTTTCGGTGCCGGTGCGATCATGCGAGATCCGACCGGCGCGACCTTCGGAGTCTGGCGCGCGTTCCAGATGGCCGCCGAGCCCCCCGCGCCGGTGAAGGCGGAGAAGCCCGCGAAGCCCGCGAAGCCCGCGAAGGTGGAGAAGCCCGCGAAGCCCGCGAAGGTGGAGAAGCCCGCGAAGCCCGCGAAGGCGGAGAAGCCCGCGAAGGTCGAGGCGCCCGCGAAGGCGGAGAAGCCGGCCGCGAAGACCAGCGCGAAGAAGGTCGCCGCGAAGGCGGAGAAGCCGGCCGCGAAGACCAGCGCGAAGAAGGTCGCCGCGAAGGCGGAGAAGCCGGCCGCGAAGACCAGCGCGAAGAAGGTCGCCGCGAAGGCGGAGAAGCCGGCCGCGAAGCCGGAGAAGGCGCCCGCGAAGACGCCGGCGAAGCCGGAGAAGGCGCCCGCGAAGACGCCGGCGAAGCCGGAGAAGGCGCCCGCGAAGACGCCGGCGAAGCCGGAGAAGGCGCCCGCGAAGACGCCGGCGAAGCCGGAGAAGGCGCCCGCGAAGACGCCGGCGAAGCCGGAGAAGGCGCCCGCGAAGCCGGTGGCGAAGAAGGCCGCGGCGAAGCCGGTGGCGAAGAAGAAGGGCAAGCGCTAGCGGCGACCGAGCGAGGGCGTCAGCGCATGGGCAGCTATCCCATCACCGCGTGCTCGCTCGCCAACGCCCTCGGCGACGACGCGCGCGCGGTGATGGCCGCGCTCACGCGTGGTGATGGCGGGCTCGCCGATGACGTGCCCGGCTTCGCGCCGCGCTGGGTCGGCGCGTGCGGGTCGCTCGAGGCGCTGCCGCCGTCGTGGTCGGCGTACGACAACCGACAGGCGCGTGTCACCGCGCTCGCGTTGTCGCCGATGACGTCGGCGGTTGCCCGCGCATGCACGCGATGGGGCGCTTCGCGGGTCGCAGTGGTGGTCGGTACCAGCACCGGCGGCATCGCGGCCACCGAGGCGCGCTGGCCCGCGCTCGTGGCCGGGGGCGGTGAGGCCTACGACCTGCAGAAGCAGCACGCGCTGCAGGCGACGATCGATCTCATCCGCGGCCTCACGGGGCTGCGCGGTCCGGGCTACGCGATCTCGACCGCGTGCTCGTCGAGCGCGAAGGCGTTCGGCTCGGCGCAGCGCATGCTCGACGCCGATCTCGCCGACGCGGTGCTGGTCGGCGGCGTCGACAGCCTCTGCGAGCTGACGCTGCGGGGCTTCGCAGCGCTCGAGCTGGTGTCGAGCACACCGTGCCGCCCGTTCGCGGCCGCGCGCGACGGCATCAGCCTCGGCGAAGGCGGCGCGTTCGCGTTGCTCGAACGCCGCGGCGATGCCCCGGTGAAGCTGTGCGGTGTCGGTGAGTCGTGCGACGCGTATCACATGAGCTCGCCGCAGCCCGACGGCATCGGTGCGATCGCAGCGATGCGAGCGGCGTTGCAGGCGGCGGCCCTCGAGC encodes the following:
- a CDS encoding sodium:solute symporter family protein — translated: MTTLADPGLVRVLGATVIGYVLVMFAIGWWTRSRVHDHEDFMVAGRRLPLHLAWATIVATWFGAGAMLTATDTVRAQGLIGAALDPIGAGLCLFLAGWLIARPLWEMKLLTLPDFYGRRFGVRTERLSAVLMIPTYFGWIAAQFVALAHLIEILFGLDVVFGIPLVAIVGMIYTLLGGMWSVTLTDAAQIAVVALGLVVLTLTVLAELGGGSSLSGLEILAARTPAPRLSIVPDELPAIVTWLGVVSVGALGNLPGQDLTQRIFSARSGRTAVWACHIAGVVYFGLGAFTLVLGLSADLVAPGLASKSTVAMLASLFLSPPLAVLFVLAVMSAVLSTIDSAILSPASVLAQNLLAPRWPSADLLRLNRWSVIAVTLVSIATAYLGESAYSLLESAYELGLVSLLVPLLMGIRTMVGAERAALASMIAGTVLWALHFALGWESFLSPWIDPLGLPLPMAASCALCAWAVYLVVARGENERHEHGLVA
- a CDS encoding DUF3261 domain-containing protein is translated as MALLVGAGCRPRPDMPALPPAVHAGMGPAFVARQVVVAAHAGRRDSLHAVLQYDGQALVLVGLTPMQTKAFSFAQRGREIEVAGAMAIPVPPAAVLLDIHRAYFERPTCPRADGWTRRRTPSGRIDELWGAGMLLERVWGSHRALRRRRPDRVRWRGGLRAEPVTADGTPRVPDVVIEHPMLDLRLEIHTVDVVPLPAKVP
- a CDS encoding VOC family protein, with amino-acid sequence MTVYADAARVVNPACPPERIRPTMQGAFVHLELHTDDTAAAKAFYAELFGWNYTDVPMGDSTYTMIATSKEPGGGMQYKGMPDAPTMWLPYITVEDVHETVAKARSAGAEVIVEYMEAPGFGAGAIMRDPTGATFGVWRAFQMAAEPPAPVKAEKPAKPAKPAKVEKPAKPAKVEKPAKPAKAEKPAKVEAPAKAEKPAAKTSAKKVAAKAEKPAAKTSAKKVAAKAEKPAAKTSAKKVAAKAEKPAAKPEKAPAKTPAKPEKAPAKTPAKPEKAPAKTPAKPEKAPAKTPAKPEKAPAKTPAKPEKAPAKPVAKKAAAKPVAKKKGKR
- a CDS encoding beta-ketoacyl-ACP synthase, producing MGSYPITACSLANALGDDARAVMAALTRGDGGLADDVPGFAPRWVGACGSLEALPPSWSAYDNRQARVTALALSPMTSAVARACTRWGASRVAVVVGTSTGGIAATEARWPALVAGGGEAYDLQKQHALQATIDLIRGLTGLRGPGYAISTACSSSAKAFGSAQRMLDADLADAVLVGGVDSLCELTLRGFAALELVSSTPCRPFAAARDGISLGEGGAFALLERRGDAPVKLCGVGESCDAYHMSSPQPDGIGAIAAMRAALQAAALEPGQIGFVNAHATGTTVGDAAEAAAIAAVFGRATPVVATKGLTGHLLGAAGATEVVLSALALEHGQLPGSRGAAPIDPTLAIEIVEHARGIECDWALSNSFAFGGSNAAVIVGLA